The Zingiber officinale cultivar Zhangliang chromosome 9A, Zo_v1.1, whole genome shotgun sequence genome window below encodes:
- the LOC122020854 gene encoding proline-rich receptor-like protein kinase PERK1 isoform X2 has translation MPDWLRYLGFTASLPFALAASFLSMIFTVVGLTIMFILWTLSLCTSCSSCCCQYEKMREVVKTLDMVHFYIIGWCTCDPSWSSKTVTEYNPNYQLHHQPPPTDFVIAIPRPPPPQLISSRNLLSPSSLTTTPGLSKRSFTYEELAISTNNFSMNNVLGEGGFSLVYKGTLTNGREVAIKRLKDTHRQPDLEFMKEFHLHGRNGSTLAWRHRFRISLDSAKGLEYLHEDCNPRVIHRDIKSANILLDHQFRAKIADFGIAKHVSDETTHISTVVKGTYGYLAPEYASTGKLTDKSDVYSYGVLLVELITGRKPLGLADWARPLLQKAMEDAIYDALIDPFLDNDYDPVEAGRMVACAAACLCHAAALRPSMSQICRALEGCISFGDQKSVQSPPGSSSANTLFQSVLTP, from the exons ATGCCTGACTGGTTGCGGTATTTGGGCTTCACTGCTAGTCTGCCATTTGCATTGGCTGCAAGCTTTTTGTCTATGATCTTCACCGTGGTCGGCTTGACCATCATGTTCATCTT GTGGACACTTTCTTTATGCACTTCCTGCAGTTCCTGTTGTTGCCAATATGAAAAAATGAGGGAGGTGGTGAAGACACTCGACATGGTTCACTTCTACATTATCGGCTGGTGTACTTGCGATCCATCGTGGT CATCCAAAACAGTTACTGAATACAATCCAAACTATCAGCTTCATCATCAGCCCCCTCCTACAGATTTTGTTATCGCAATACCTCGGCCACCACCTCCGCAGCTCATCAGCTCCAGGAATCTACTATCACCTTCTTCTCTTACAACTACTCCAGGTTTATCCAAGAGAAGCTTCACATATGAAGAGTTGGCAATCTCTACGAATAACTTCTCTATGAATAATGTGTTGGGCGAAGGAGGCTTTTCCTTAGTGTACAAAGGGACACTAACCAATGGCAGAGAAGTTGCAATCAAGCGTTTGAAAGATACTCACCGGCAGCCAGATCTTGAGTTCATGAAAGAG TTCCATTTGCACG GTAGAAATGGATCTACTTTGGCTTGGAGACACAGATTCAGAATTTCCTTGGACTCAGCAAAAGGCCTTGAATATTTGCATGAAGATT GCAATCCAAGGGTGATTCATCGCGATATTAAATCTGCCAATATTCTTCTGGATCATCAGTTTAGAGCCAAG ATTGCAGATTTTGGGATTGCAAAGCATGTTTCAGATGAGACAACTCATATCTCAACTGTTGTGAAGGGAACTTATGG TTACCTCGCTCCGGAGTATGCTTCTACTGGAAAACTTACTGATAAATCTGATGTTTACTCTTACGGGGTGTTGCTTGTGGAGCTGATCACTGGACGAAAACCTCTAGGTTTGGCTGATTGG GCGAGGCCCTTGCTACAGAAAGCAATGGAAGATGCAATATACGATGCCCTTATCGATCCATTCTTAGACAACGACTACGATCCTGTTGAGGCAGGGAGAATGGTGGCCTGCGCCGCTGCTTGTTTGTGCCATGCTGCAGCTCTCcgaccaagcatgagtcaa ATTTGTAGGGCATTGGAAGGATGCATTTCATTTGGAGATCAGAAAAGTGTTCAATCTCCACCAGGTTCATCATCTGCCAATACTTTATTCCAATCA GTTCTAACTCCATGA
- the LOC122020854 gene encoding proline-rich receptor-like protein kinase PERK1 isoform X1: MPDWLRYLGFTASLPFALAASFLSMIFTVVGLTIMFILWTLSLCTSCSSCCCQYEKMREVVKTLDMVHFYIIGWCTCDPSWSSKTVTEYNPNYQLHHQPPPTDFVIAIPRPPPPQLISSRNLLSPSSLTTTPGLSKRSFTYEELAISTNNFSMNNVLGEGGFSLVYKGTLTNGREVAIKRLKDTHRQPDLEFMKEVDILSLVHHRHLVSLIGFYVSELICLLVCEYVPNKTLEFHLHGRNGSTLAWRHRFRISLDSAKGLEYLHEDCNPRVIHRDIKSANILLDHQFRAKIADFGIAKHVSDETTHISTVVKGTYGYLAPEYASTGKLTDKSDVYSYGVLLVELITGRKPLGLADWARPLLQKAMEDAIYDALIDPFLDNDYDPVEAGRMVACAAACLCHAAALRPSMSQICRALEGCISFGDQKSVQSPPGSSSANTLFQSVLTP; this comes from the exons ATGCCTGACTGGTTGCGGTATTTGGGCTTCACTGCTAGTCTGCCATTTGCATTGGCTGCAAGCTTTTTGTCTATGATCTTCACCGTGGTCGGCTTGACCATCATGTTCATCTT GTGGACACTTTCTTTATGCACTTCCTGCAGTTCCTGTTGTTGCCAATATGAAAAAATGAGGGAGGTGGTGAAGACACTCGACATGGTTCACTTCTACATTATCGGCTGGTGTACTTGCGATCCATCGTGGT CATCCAAAACAGTTACTGAATACAATCCAAACTATCAGCTTCATCATCAGCCCCCTCCTACAGATTTTGTTATCGCAATACCTCGGCCACCACCTCCGCAGCTCATCAGCTCCAGGAATCTACTATCACCTTCTTCTCTTACAACTACTCCAGGTTTATCCAAGAGAAGCTTCACATATGAAGAGTTGGCAATCTCTACGAATAACTTCTCTATGAATAATGTGTTGGGCGAAGGAGGCTTTTCCTTAGTGTACAAAGGGACACTAACCAATGGCAGAGAAGTTGCAATCAAGCGTTTGAAAGATACTCACCGGCAGCCAGATCTTGAGTTCATGAAAGAGGTAGATAtattaagtctagtgcaccatAGGCATCTCGTTTCGCTCATTGGATTCTACGTCTCGGAGCTAATATGCCTACTTGTTTGCGAATATGTTCCTAACAAAACATTGGAGTTCCATTTGCACG GTAGAAATGGATCTACTTTGGCTTGGAGACACAGATTCAGAATTTCCTTGGACTCAGCAAAAGGCCTTGAATATTTGCATGAAGATT GCAATCCAAGGGTGATTCATCGCGATATTAAATCTGCCAATATTCTTCTGGATCATCAGTTTAGAGCCAAG ATTGCAGATTTTGGGATTGCAAAGCATGTTTCAGATGAGACAACTCATATCTCAACTGTTGTGAAGGGAACTTATGG TTACCTCGCTCCGGAGTATGCTTCTACTGGAAAACTTACTGATAAATCTGATGTTTACTCTTACGGGGTGTTGCTTGTGGAGCTGATCACTGGACGAAAACCTCTAGGTTTGGCTGATTGG GCGAGGCCCTTGCTACAGAAAGCAATGGAAGATGCAATATACGATGCCCTTATCGATCCATTCTTAGACAACGACTACGATCCTGTTGAGGCAGGGAGAATGGTGGCCTGCGCCGCTGCTTGTTTGTGCCATGCTGCAGCTCTCcgaccaagcatgagtcaa ATTTGTAGGGCATTGGAAGGATGCATTTCATTTGGAGATCAGAAAAGTGTTCAATCTCCACCAGGTTCATCATCTGCCAATACTTTATTCCAATCA GTTCTAACTCCATGA